From a single Hemitrygon akajei chromosome 28, sHemAka1.3, whole genome shotgun sequence genomic region:
- the LOC140717536 gene encoding histone H1-like, producing the protein MTETAPAETAPPAAPAAAKKTPKKKAAARSKPTGPSLGEQIDKIVAGCRDRKGMSGTAIIKALAVSGVDVVKLRPQIKMSIKRKVESGSLVQAKGSGISGSFKSGKGKTAVKVVKKAKKPAAKKSATKKSPSKKLGAKKPAAKKVGGKKPAAKKAAAKKSAAKKPAAKKAAPKPKSPKKAAAPKTKAAKKPKSKSAKPKKTAVKK; encoded by the coding sequence ATGACCGAGACAGCACCCGCCGAAACGGCTCCTCCAGCCGCACCCGCCGCCGCAAAGAAGACTCCCAAGAAGAAGGCGGCTGCCCGGAGCAAACCAACCGGTCCCTCGCTGGGCGAACAGATCGATAAGATCGTGGCGGGTTGTCGCGATAGGAAGGGTATGTCCGGTACGGCCATCATTAAGGCTCTGGCCGTCAGCGGTGTCGATGTGGTGAAACTTCGCCCCCAGATCAAGATGAGCATCAAGAGGAAAGTGGAAAGCGGCTCCTTGGTTCAGGCCAAGGGCTCGGGTATTTCGGGATCCTTTAAATCCGGTAAAGGAAAAACTGCCgtgaaggtggtgaagaaagcgaagAAGCCAGCGGCAAAGAAATCTGCCACCAAGAAATCTCCCAGTAAGAAGCTTGGCGCCAAGAAACCCGCGGCTAAGAAAGTGGGAGGTAAGAAACCAGCGGCTAAGAAAGCGGCAGCTAAGAAATCCGCGGCTAAGAAACCAGCAGCTAAGAAAGCGGCGCCGAAGCCCAAGAGCCCCAAGAAAGCCGCAGCCCCGAAGACGAAGGCGGCCAAGAAGCCGAAGTCGAAATCCGCGAAACCCAAGAAAACAGCAGTCAAAAAGTGA